A region of Beijerinckia sp. 28-YEA-48 DNA encodes the following proteins:
- a CDS encoding tripartite tricarboxylate transporter substrate-binding protein produces the protein MFRAATIVASVIAIWGVPLTAHATTTYPGPNTVKIIVPFPAGGPADTIARVAADALGRRLNGTFIVENVPGAGEALGAVRVKQAAPDGYTLLMGSIGSFGINPSFKKTLPYDAIADFDAISQLTATPQIMVARANFPANTVQELVALAKKDPGRFTYVSYGSGTSTQLTGELLNRVADIKVREVPYRGVAPALQDLVSGFVDMMFTTAVMSYVESGQLKAIALAAPKRSPAVPNLPTFAEAGLEGMEQTVWFGLLAPRGTPADIRLAISKALSAANAADELRPRLGVLGAETDIVASTPEDFQKFIATEIEKWRGAIVRAGFSLNSQ, from the coding sequence ATGTTTCGAGCCGCCACTATCGTCGCTAGCGTCATTGCAATCTGGGGTGTGCCTTTAACGGCGCATGCTACCACGACTTATCCGGGGCCTAACACGGTCAAGATCATCGTGCCGTTCCCTGCGGGAGGGCCGGCGGATACTATAGCGAGGGTTGCTGCGGATGCGCTGGGCCGTCGATTGAATGGGACGTTTATTGTCGAAAATGTGCCGGGCGCCGGCGAAGCGCTTGGAGCTGTACGGGTTAAGCAGGCAGCTCCGGATGGCTACACATTGCTCATGGGAAGCATAGGGAGCTTCGGGATCAATCCGAGCTTCAAGAAGACATTGCCCTATGATGCAATTGCAGACTTCGATGCCATCTCGCAGTTGACCGCGACGCCGCAGATCATGGTGGCCCGCGCAAATTTTCCGGCCAATACGGTCCAGGAGTTAGTCGCGCTTGCGAAGAAGGATCCGGGTCGCTTCACATATGTGTCCTACGGGTCCGGAACATCCACCCAGCTAACAGGTGAATTGCTGAACCGTGTTGCAGATATCAAAGTAAGAGAGGTTCCTTACCGTGGAGTTGCTCCAGCGTTGCAGGATTTAGTGAGCGGCTTCGTCGATATGATGTTCACAACCGCAGTCATGTCTTACGTCGAAAGCGGTCAATTGAAAGCCATCGCGCTCGCGGCCCCGAAGCGGTCTCCAGCTGTGCCCAATCTGCCTACCTTCGCGGAAGCGGGTCTAGAGGGAATGGAGCAGACAGTTTGGTTCGGCCTGTTGGCTCCTCGAGGCACTCCGGCTGATATCCGCCTTGCGATCTCGAAAGCACTAAGCGCAGCCAATGCAGCCGATGAACTGCGACCGCGATTGGGCGTGCTAGGCGCAGAAACTGACATTGTTGCCTCGACGCCGGAGGACTTCCAAAAGTTCATCGCTACCGAGATCGAAAAGTGGCGTGGGGCGATTGTTCGGGCAGGTTTTTCTCTGAATAGCCAGTAA
- a CDS encoding YeiH family protein has protein sequence MFDSERRLLDPPNPVEDCQFGQHSFQQISPTQRFRRLRGRSAEILAECYPGLVAAGTVGIAGTWLSQHFNAPVMLLALLLGIAFNFLYEEKRCHTGIEFASRQILRCGVALLGVRISISQISSLGFMPIATVVVGILLTIMAGVWFARKLGLSTHFGLLSGGAVSICGASAALAISTALPSYPGKERDTSLTVVGVTTLSTIAMIVYPIIVSSAGLKPVDAGLFLGGTIHDVAQVVGAGYMISPEVGDVSTYVKLLRVACLILVVFGITLYFSRSKMELDGRRRLPSIPLFLVGFIGLVLFNSTFELPPNALGIINATSNWCLVTAISALGMKTSLANLAKVGWMPVMLLLWETVWIAIIVLSSIFLI, from the coding sequence ATGTTCGATTCGGAAAGAAGATTGTTGGATCCACCAAATCCAGTCGAAGATTGTCAATTTGGTCAGCATTCCTTTCAACAGATCTCTCCAACGCAACGTTTTAGGAGGCTTCGCGGGCGTTCGGCCGAGATTCTGGCAGAGTGCTATCCCGGTCTAGTCGCAGCGGGAACAGTTGGTATTGCGGGCACATGGCTTTCCCAGCATTTCAATGCGCCTGTTATGCTGCTGGCCCTTCTCCTAGGGATCGCTTTTAATTTCCTATACGAAGAGAAACGGTGTCACACAGGGATTGAGTTCGCGTCCCGACAGATCTTGAGGTGTGGCGTAGCGCTTCTAGGTGTTCGTATCAGCATCTCGCAGATTTCAAGTCTCGGATTTATGCCCATAGCGACTGTTGTTGTTGGTATCCTCCTGACAATAATGGCTGGTGTCTGGTTCGCACGTAAACTTGGATTGAGCACACACTTTGGTCTTCTGTCCGGCGGTGCCGTATCGATCTGCGGAGCTTCTGCAGCGCTGGCTATATCGACGGCATTACCTTCTTATCCCGGGAAGGAGAGAGATACGTCATTGACGGTTGTCGGCGTGACGACCCTCTCAACCATTGCAATGATTGTATATCCGATCATCGTCAGTTCCGCCGGCTTAAAGCCGGTGGATGCTGGCTTGTTCCTGGGCGGAACGATTCACGATGTCGCGCAGGTTGTCGGTGCCGGATATATGATTTCACCGGAGGTCGGAGATGTATCGACCTATGTTAAGCTGCTGCGTGTTGCATGCTTGATACTGGTGGTGTTCGGAATAACTTTATATTTCTCGCGGTCCAAAATGGAATTGGATGGCAGGCGACGACTTCCAAGCATTCCGCTGTTTCTTGTTGGCTTCATTGGCTTGGTTCTTTTCAATAGCACATTCGAGCTGCCGCCGAATGCGCTTGGAATCATTAATGCAACATCCAATTGGTGTCTTGTAACTGCGATATCGGCTCTTGGAATGAAGACGTCTTTAGCGAACCTTGCCAAAGTGGGGTGGATGCCTGTGATGCTTCTTCTTTGGGAAACAGTCTGGATCGCAATTATTGTTCTGTCTTCGATCTTTCTGATCTAG
- a CDS encoding fumarylacetoacetate hydrolase family protein has protein sequence MKVVCFEHNRARKIGVIDEDHVVDIASVDNRVSHDVGALLVAVEGELSRLKAVVAKAKSSDRMPLSSIKYALPISSSSRIICLGLNYLEHLKEGRLRDTSPQHPSIFMRIPSSFVAQGEDLVRHKASEQFDYEGELVAYVGKPAKYMTMENALSCISGYSCGNEGTVRDFQRHTTQWGMGKNFDRSGSIGPWIVDAKELPPGGKGLRLETRRNGTVMQSDSTSSMMFPLAETIVYLTKGIQLLPGDIIFTGTPSGVGAARKPEPVWLKSGDRLEIEIEGVGLLQNRVVDVK, from the coding sequence ATGAAGGTTGTTTGCTTCGAGCACAATAGAGCTCGGAAAATTGGTGTCATCGATGAAGACCATGTCGTTGATATCGCATCGGTGGATAATCGAGTGTCGCATGATGTCGGCGCGCTTCTGGTTGCCGTGGAGGGTGAACTTTCGCGATTGAAGGCAGTCGTCGCGAAGGCGAAGTCATCGGATAGAATGCCTCTTAGTTCTATCAAATATGCGCTGCCGATTTCTTCCAGTTCCCGCATCATATGCCTTGGATTGAACTATCTTGAGCATCTCAAAGAAGGACGCTTGAGGGATACATCTCCTCAACATCCAAGCATATTCATGCGCATTCCCTCGTCCTTTGTGGCGCAGGGGGAGGATTTGGTTCGGCATAAGGCATCGGAGCAATTCGACTACGAAGGAGAGCTGGTTGCCTATGTCGGGAAGCCGGCGAAATACATGACGATGGAAAACGCATTGTCGTGCATTTCGGGGTACTCCTGCGGGAACGAGGGCACCGTGCGAGACTTCCAGCGCCATACCACTCAATGGGGAATGGGCAAAAACTTCGACCGCTCAGGCAGCATCGGTCCATGGATTGTTGATGCCAAGGAACTCCCTCCGGGCGGGAAGGGATTGCGGCTGGAAACACGACGCAATGGTACGGTCATGCAGTCCGACAGTACATCAAGCATGATGTTTCCTCTTGCGGAAACGATCGTCTATCTGACGAAAGGCATTCAGCTCCTTCCGGGTGATATCATCTTTACAGGTACGCCGTCGGGAGTCGGTGCTGCTCGAAAGCCGGAGCCCGTCTGGTTGAAAAGTGGCGACAGGCTGGAGATCGAAATAGAAGGCGTCGGCTTGCTGCAAAACCGCGTCGTCGATGTAAAATAG
- a CDS encoding Rieske 2Fe-2S domain-containing protein, whose protein sequence is MEDAITSNHSTRQERLLSLSQTAPNTTMGKLLRQFWQPVALSRTLKPKSATALRIMSEDLTLYRGESGKCYLVGGHCLHRLTLLHTGWVEGEEIRCMYHGWKYNGGGRCVERPAETSPLSDKVRIASYPTHEYAGLIFAYMGAGEAPEFDLPRSDAFERPNDLGFTRLEVWPCNWFQHVENSLDPAHVSFAHMVGRVGEFGRAITGTVPELDYEETDAGIKQTATRSKDNVRVSNWTFPNCNHVRVPGLTDDDPWIDTANWMVPIDDTKTARFSLRRIPSSTPEADERITKYFDEVESYCATDDHDALFNRKEYPEDPLVRLTSAQDYVALVGQGVIANRSRELLGKSDKGVVFLRNLFFREMTALSEQTPTKNWRRLAKAPDLPQPKRSV, encoded by the coding sequence ATGGAAGACGCGATCACCAGCAACCATTCCACTAGACAGGAGCGATTGCTTTCCCTGAGCCAAACTGCGCCCAACACGACGATGGGGAAGCTGCTGCGGCAATTCTGGCAGCCTGTCGCATTGTCCAGGACATTGAAGCCAAAATCAGCCACGGCCCTCCGGATCATGAGTGAGGATCTGACTCTCTATCGGGGGGAGAGCGGTAAATGTTATCTGGTCGGTGGCCATTGCCTGCACCGGTTGACCCTTTTGCATACGGGTTGGGTCGAAGGCGAAGAAATTCGCTGCATGTATCATGGCTGGAAATACAATGGTGGCGGGCGCTGCGTTGAGCGTCCCGCAGAGACGTCTCCTCTGTCCGATAAAGTTCGTATTGCCAGCTATCCGACGCATGAATATGCGGGCTTGATATTTGCCTATATGGGCGCCGGAGAGGCGCCGGAGTTCGACCTTCCGCGCAGCGATGCTTTCGAGCGGCCGAATGATCTAGGGTTCACGCGCTTGGAGGTTTGGCCCTGCAATTGGTTCCAGCATGTCGAAAACTCTCTGGATCCGGCGCATGTCAGCTTCGCGCATATGGTTGGGCGTGTGGGCGAGTTTGGTCGAGCCATTACTGGTACTGTTCCGGAATTGGATTACGAAGAAACGGATGCTGGCATCAAGCAAACAGCGACGCGTTCCAAGGACAATGTTCGGGTTAGTAACTGGACATTTCCGAACTGTAATCACGTCCGCGTTCCGGGACTGACTGACGACGATCCGTGGATTGACACAGCGAACTGGATGGTGCCGATCGATGACACGAAAACGGCTCGCTTCTCGCTGCGACGCATTCCGTCTTCCACGCCAGAAGCCGATGAGCGGATTACGAAGTACTTTGACGAGGTCGAATCCTACTGTGCGACCGATGACCATGACGCGCTCTTCAATCGTAAGGAATATCCGGAAGATCCGCTGGTTCGTCTGACAAGCGCGCAAGACTATGTTGCGCTTGTCGGTCAAGGTGTCATTGCGAACCGATCCAGAGAACTGCTCGGGAAATCCGACAAGGGCGTCGTCTTCCTGCGCAACCTGTTTTTCAGGGAAATGACGGCTCTCTCGGAGCAAACGCCGACCAAGAACTGGCGCCGCCTCGCTAAAGCACCCGACCTGCCGCAACCGAAGCGTTCGGTCTAA
- a CDS encoding LysR family transcriptional regulator, translating into MIYPSLNKLRTFVAVAQQGSFRKAAEQLHLSQPALSAHIRALEESLQVSLFHRTTRSVVLTNEGSRLLSGAQRAFDALDSVLLDLQEQVALLRGRITISCLPSIAYHVLPQAIAAFAKLHPDVDIRVFDELNASLVRRISNRDADFGIGPPPDEEADLHFTPLIKDPFYAVVASSHPLAFKKELTFKSLSKLPLLTLKKGTNIRHQLDQAFIRAGLDLKPTHESSHRAALSGLAEAGLGVALLPSMTIAMIDHPKLAKIKIVSPELYSEFGIVQRKDQAHGPAAAAFLETLTSILKQSRAAQETDRKAGVRKRSTI; encoded by the coding sequence ATGATATATCCATCTCTCAACAAACTCCGCACTTTTGTCGCCGTAGCTCAACAGGGAAGCTTCAGAAAAGCTGCCGAGCAACTGCATTTGTCGCAGCCCGCGCTCAGCGCCCACATTCGGGCTTTGGAAGAATCCCTCCAAGTCTCCCTGTTTCATCGAACGACTCGCAGCGTTGTGTTGACCAACGAAGGAAGCCGTTTGCTAAGCGGCGCGCAGAGAGCCTTCGATGCGCTGGACTCGGTGCTCTTGGACCTTCAGGAACAAGTGGCCCTTTTACGCGGTCGCATCACCATCAGTTGTTTGCCTTCGATTGCCTATCATGTCTTACCGCAAGCGATTGCTGCTTTCGCGAAACTGCATCCAGATGTTGATATTCGCGTGTTCGACGAATTAAACGCCAGCCTGGTGCGGCGCATAAGCAATCGAGATGCAGATTTCGGAATTGGTCCACCGCCTGACGAAGAGGCGGATCTTCATTTCACGCCTCTTATCAAGGATCCATTTTATGCCGTGGTGGCAAGCTCTCATCCGCTGGCATTTAAAAAGGAACTAACCTTTAAATCTCTTTCGAAATTGCCCCTTCTCACCCTGAAGAAGGGGACAAATATTCGGCACCAATTGGATCAGGCATTTATCCGTGCCGGTCTTGACTTAAAGCCAACGCACGAATCATCACATCGGGCGGCATTAAGTGGGTTGGCAGAGGCTGGGTTGGGGGTTGCTCTATTGCCCAGCATGACTATTGCGATGATCGATCATCCAAAACTTGCAAAGATAAAAATTGTTTCGCCAGAACTCTATTCCGAGTTTGGCATTGTACAGCGCAAAGATCAGGCGCACGGACCGGCTGCCGCAGCTTTTTTGGAAACATTGACGAGCATCTTGAAGCAAAGCCGCGCTGCGCAGGAAACCGATCGTAAGGCGGGCGTCCGAAAGCGGTCGACAATCTAA
- a CDS encoding tripartite tricarboxylate transporter substrate binding protein produces the protein MLTLFTSAAPSYAATDYPSRSRPVTIVVPYAAGGPGDVLSRAVADVLSKEMNGIFIIENKPGASQIIGARNVAKADPDGYTLLLGSTTSLAINPSLKKNLPYDPVKDFEPIALVINSPQYLITRPSFPANSLREFIDLAKKSPDKFTYASVGIGSTPHLAGELLNVLAGLSMRHVPYAGAAPVLNDVIAGHVDLTFTTTVLGSIRAGQVKTLGVTSAEPAQAAPDIPTIASYGMPTFDMGIWMGFLAPAGTPKEIITKLNEGIVAGVKSGALKERMGGAGSEYDPLETSPAEFRAFIDREIPKWQKIIDLVGIQKE, from the coding sequence ATGCTGACACTCTTCACTAGCGCTGCGCCATCCTACGCCGCCACAGACTATCCCAGTCGAAGCAGGCCGGTCACTATCGTGGTCCCCTATGCGGCCGGCGGGCCCGGCGACGTACTCTCTCGAGCGGTCGCTGACGTTCTCTCCAAAGAGATGAATGGCATTTTCATTATCGAGAACAAGCCCGGCGCATCTCAAATCATCGGAGCAAGAAATGTCGCTAAAGCCGACCCGGATGGCTATACGCTCCTACTAGGCAGTACGACCAGCCTGGCAATCAATCCCAGTCTTAAGAAGAATCTGCCTTACGATCCGGTCAAGGATTTCGAGCCCATAGCTCTCGTCATCAATTCTCCTCAGTATCTGATCACGCGACCGAGCTTTCCCGCAAACTCTTTGCGCGAGTTCATAGATCTTGCCAAGAAGTCGCCCGACAAATTCACCTATGCTTCCGTCGGTATCGGCTCGACGCCTCATTTGGCGGGCGAGTTGCTAAACGTCTTGGCGGGATTATCGATGCGGCACGTACCCTATGCCGGCGCCGCTCCGGTGTTGAATGACGTCATAGCTGGCCATGTCGACCTGACATTTACGACAACCGTACTTGGCTCCATTCGCGCCGGGCAGGTTAAAACACTCGGTGTCACGAGTGCTGAACCAGCTCAGGCGGCTCCCGACATACCCACGATCGCGAGCTACGGAATGCCGACATTCGACATGGGAATATGGATGGGATTTTTGGCACCCGCAGGGACGCCGAAGGAAATCATCACCAAATTAAACGAGGGAATTGTTGCGGGTGTAAAATCTGGGGCATTGAAAGAACGTATGGGCGGAGCGGGATCGGAATATGACCCTTTGGAAACCAGTCCGGCCGAATTTCGTGCGTTCATTGATCGCGAGATCCCCAAATGGCAGAAGATCATCGACCTCGTTGGGATACAGAAAGAGTAG
- a CDS encoding LysR family transcriptional regulator has protein sequence MIYPPITKLRTFVAVAQQGSFRRAAEQLHLSQPALSAHIRALEETLQVSLFHRTTRSVVLTTEGARLLSGAQRAFDALDAVLLDLSEQVALLRGRVTISCLPSIAYHVLPRAIAAFAKMHPDVDVRVFDELNVGLLQRVKDRDADFGVGPQPEDEVDLQFTPLIRDPFVAVVARSYPLASRKNLTLHALSKLPILALRRGTNIRHQLDQAFARAKLELKPAYESSHLAALSGLAEAGLGVALLPSMTIPMVGRPTLSTIRVVSPEIYSEFGIVQRRDQAHGPATAAFLETLTHILKQNNLG, from the coding sequence ATGATATATCCGCCCATCACCAAGCTGCGAACTTTTGTTGCGGTGGCCCAACAAGGAAGCTTCAGACGAGCTGCTGAGCAGTTGCATCTGTCGCAGCCAGCTTTGAGCGCGCACATCCGGGCGCTAGAAGAGACGTTGCAGGTTTCGCTGTTTCATCGAACAACCCGAAGCGTTGTCCTAACAACCGAAGGCGCTCGGCTTCTCAGTGGAGCGCAAAGAGCATTCGATGCGCTAGATGCAGTTCTTTTGGATTTAAGCGAACAAGTCGCTCTGCTTCGTGGACGGGTCACCATAAGCTGCTTGCCGTCGATCGCTTATCACGTTTTGCCACGCGCTATTGCCGCGTTTGCCAAAATGCATCCAGACGTCGACGTTCGTGTCTTTGATGAGCTGAACGTGGGACTATTACAGCGGGTGAAAGATCGGGATGCGGATTTCGGAGTTGGGCCGCAGCCAGAAGATGAGGTCGATCTGCAGTTTACGCCTCTGATCAGGGATCCATTTGTTGCGGTGGTGGCGAGATCTTATCCGCTGGCATCGAGAAAGAACCTGACCCTTCATGCTCTTTCTAAACTGCCCATTCTTGCGTTGAGACGAGGAACGAATATTCGCCATCAACTCGATCAGGCATTCGCACGCGCGAAGCTCGAGTTAAAGCCCGCCTATGAATCGTCGCACCTAGCAGCGTTGAGCGGATTGGCCGAAGCGGGGTTGGGAGTCGCCCTCCTGCCGAGCATGACAATTCCGATGGTTGGTCGCCCGACGCTGTCAACAATCAGAGTTGTTTCGCCTGAGATCTATTCGGAGTTCGGCATTGTGCAGCGAAGGGATCAGGCTCACGGGCCTGCCACAGCCGCATTTTTGGAGACCCTTACGCACATATTGAAACAGAACAATCTGGGTTGA